One window of Phycodurus eques isolate BA_2022a chromosome 17, UOR_Pequ_1.1, whole genome shotgun sequence genomic DNA carries:
- the serpinh1a gene encoding serpin H1a: MWLKVAALALLVTATSAATAASADKVLSKHATALADNSANLAFSLYQNMAKEKNVENILISPVVVASSLGLVALGGKASTASQVKTILNAAKVTDEQLHSGLAELLTEVSDPETRNVTWKISNRLYGPSTVNFVDDFVKSSKKHYKCDHSKINFKDKKSALNSINEWAAKSTDGKVPEVTKDVQKSDGAMIINAMFFKPHWDEQFHHKMVDTRGFMVSHRYTVSIEMMHRTGIYAFYDDASNKLSILSMPLAHKKSSVVFIMPYQVDSLDRVEQMLNKKQLDTWMSKLQQTAVAVSLPKVSMEVSHNLQKHLEKLGLTEAVNKSKADLSNMSGKKDLYLASVFHAAAMELATEGNEMDTTVFGTDKLKSPKLFYADHPFIFLVKDQKTNSILFIGRMVRPKGKKMRDEL, translated from the exons ATGTGGCTAAAGGTGGCAGCTCTGGCCCTCCTGGTTACCGCGACATCGGCTGCCACGGCTGCTTCCGCCGACAAAGTCCTCAGTAAACACGCCACCGCGTTGGCTGACAACAGTGCCAACTTGGCTTTCAGTCTTTATCAAAACATGGCAAAGGAGAAGAACGTCGAAAACATCCTAATTTCTCCTGTGGTGGTGGCCTCCTCACTGGGTCTGGTGGCTCTTGGGGGAAAGGCCTCAACTGCCTCTCAGGTCAAAACTATTTTGAACGCAGCTAAAGTGACAGATGAGCAACTACATTCTGGCTTGGCCGAGCTCCTGACTGAGGTGAGCGACCCCGAGACGCGTAACGTCACCTGGAAGATAAGCAACCGCCTGTACGGACCCAGCACTGTCAACTTTGTGGATGATTTTGTGAAGAGCAGCAAAAAACACTACAAGTGTGACCACTCAAAAATTAATTTCAAAGATAAGAAAAGTGCTTTGAATTCCATCAACGAATGGGCTGCTAAGTCCACTGATGGCAAAGTGCCTGAGGTCACAAAGGATGTACAAAAGTCGGATGGCGCAATGATAATCAACGCTATGTTTTTCAAAC CTCACTGGGATGAACAATTCCACCATAAGATGGTGGACACCCGTGGATTCATGGTCTCCCATCGCTACACTGTCTCAATAGAGATGATGCATCGCACAG GTATTTATGCCTTCTATGACGATGCAAGCAATAAGTTGTCCATTCTGAGCATGCCGCTAGCTCATAAGAAGTCTAGTGTGGTGTTCATCATGCCGTACCAAGTGGACAGTCTGGACAGAGTGGAGCAGATGTTGAACAAGAAGCAGCTGGATACTTGGATGAGTAAGCTGCAGCAGACAGCTGTGGCTGTATctctgcccaaagtcagcatgGAAGTCAGTCACAACCTGCAG AAACATCTTGAGAAATTGGGCCTGACTGAGGCAGTGAACAAATCTAAAGCAGACCTGTCCAACATGTCTGGGAAAAAGGACCTCTACTTAGCCAGTGTCTTCCATGCAGCAGCCATGGAGTTGGCCACGGAAGGAAATGAGATGGACACTACCGTCTTTGGCACTGACAAGCTGAAATCCCCCAAACTGTTCTATGCAGACCACCCTTTCATCTTCTTGGTGAAGGACCAGAAGACGAACTCCATCCTGTTCATTGGCAGGATGGTCAGGCCAAAGGgtaaaaagatgagagatgaATTATAG